The following coding sequences lie in one Ferviditalea candida genomic window:
- a CDS encoding FliH/SctL family protein translates to MISLSRLIKSSHYIALDDLKLIEVIQQTPNVDMKGFSQPDNSLFAEQQIEISQANILKEQILRDAEQAAEEQIRAAMEEAAFLKEQTSQEIERWWDDRRSQDEQAVAEARSAGYAQGYQEGLENAEADIRTQYAFMIEEAGQVLLQAYAARDEIIQGAEPFLVDLSCSIAGKIVHQQLTISRDLVLEMIKKALSRKKQKGTVVLCVAPEQFSFVQDAYKELALVVDSQAELQILPDSGIKDHGCVIRTSFGSIDARVETQLSEIKTALLKIAEQSGDLLHED, encoded by the coding sequence ATGATATCATTGTCTAGGTTGATCAAATCTTCCCACTACATCGCCCTGGATGATTTGAAGCTGATCGAAGTTATTCAGCAGACGCCAAATGTGGATATGAAAGGTTTTAGTCAACCGGATAACAGTCTTTTTGCAGAACAGCAAATCGAAATAAGTCAAGCCAATATCCTGAAGGAACAGATTTTGAGAGATGCTGAACAGGCGGCGGAGGAGCAAATCCGAGCTGCTATGGAAGAAGCAGCCTTTCTGAAGGAACAGACCAGTCAAGAGATCGAACGGTGGTGGGACGATCGGCGCTCTCAGGACGAACAGGCCGTTGCCGAGGCCCGTTCCGCCGGATATGCGCAAGGCTATCAAGAAGGTTTGGAGAACGCTGAGGCGGATATCAGGACACAGTATGCTTTTATGATTGAAGAAGCGGGACAAGTGCTTCTGCAGGCTTATGCCGCAAGAGATGAAATCATTCAGGGAGCGGAACCGTTTCTCGTGGATTTGAGCTGTTCCATCGCCGGAAAGATTGTTCATCAACAATTGACGATTTCGCGGGATTTGGTCCTTGAAATGATCAAAAAGGCGCTGTCGCGGAAGAAGCAAAAAGGCACCGTCGTTCTCTGCGTAGCTCCGGAGCAGTTTTCATTTGTTCAGGATGCTTATAAAGAGCTGGCGCTTGTTGTAGATTCCCAGGCAGAGCTGCAAATTCTGCCCGATTCCGGCATAAAGGATCACGGATGCGTGATTCGAACCTCCTTCGGAAGCATCGATGCGAGAGTTGAGACCCAGCTCTCGGAAATAAAAACCGCCCTTTTGAAAATTGCCGAACAAAGCGGGGATTTGCTTCATGAAGATTAA
- the fliE gene encoding flagellar hook-basal body complex protein FliE has translation MIDITSIPSLKTANIGTKVNASGSGAGTDVSKQFGDFLNQAITKLNDQQTTVQQLTERFATGDLQDVHQLLIASEKASLGLELAVQVRNKAIEAYQEIMRMQI, from the coding sequence GTGATTGATATAACTTCAATACCTTCCTTGAAAACAGCAAATATTGGAACGAAGGTGAACGCTTCCGGAAGCGGAGCGGGAACGGATGTTTCCAAGCAATTCGGAGACTTTCTGAATCAAGCCATCACTAAATTAAACGATCAGCAAACGACTGTTCAACAGCTGACCGAACGTTTTGCTACGGGCGACTTGCAGGATGTGCATCAATTATTGATCGCTTCTGAAAAAGCTTCTCTCGGATTAGAGCTTGCCGTACAGGTTCGGAACAAAGCGATTGAAGCTTATCAGGAAATCATGAGAATGCAAATCTGA
- the codY gene encoding GTP-sensing pleiotropic transcriptional regulator CodY codes for MNLLAKTRTLNKLLQKAAGHHLNFMEMSDVLSKTINANVFVISRKGKILGYATANPFDVSAGQKMLMSSRRISAEHNRVLLQISETSSNRESDSPYHAFVEQISPVFEHSFVTIVPIVGGGDRLGTLVISRTEGEFIEDDLILAEYGSTIVGVEILRMRGEEIEEEARSKAVVSVAVGSLSFSELEAVEHIFEELKGKEGLLVASKIADRVGITRSVIVNALRKLESAGVIETRSLGMKGTYIRILIPQLMEELEKVKV; via the coding sequence ATGAATCTATTAGCAAAAACAAGAACCTTGAACAAACTTCTGCAAAAAGCTGCGGGACATCACTTGAATTTCATGGAAATGTCCGATGTTCTAAGCAAGACGATCAACGCCAATGTGTTTGTCATCAGCAGAAAAGGGAAAATTCTGGGCTATGCAACGGCCAATCCCTTTGATGTCTCCGCCGGTCAAAAGATGTTGATGAGCAGTCGGCGCATTTCCGCGGAACACAACCGAGTTCTGCTGCAAATCTCGGAAACGAGCTCCAATCGGGAAAGCGACAGCCCTTATCACGCTTTCGTGGAACAAATCAGTCCGGTTTTTGAGCATTCGTTTGTAACTATCGTCCCAATTGTCGGCGGCGGAGACAGGTTGGGGACGTTGGTCATCTCCAGAACCGAAGGCGAATTCATCGAGGATGACTTAATCCTTGCCGAGTACGGTTCGACAATCGTCGGAGTGGAAATTTTGCGGATGCGGGGAGAAGAAATCGAGGAAGAGGCCAGAAGTAAGGCTGTCGTATCCGTTGCGGTCGGGTCTCTTTCGTTCAGCGAACTGGAGGCCGTTGAGCATATTTTTGAAGAACTGAAAGGCAAGGAAGGTCTTTTGGTTGCCAGCAAAATTGCCGATCGTGTGGGAATCACGCGTTCCGTAATCGTCAATGCCCTTCGAAAGCTGGAAAGCGCGGGCGTTATCGAAACCCGGTCATTGGGCATGAAGGGAACGTATATCAGGATCTTGATTCCCCAGCTCATGGAAGAACTCGAGAAAGTCAAAGTTTAA
- the xerC gene encoding tyrosine recombinase XerC — translation MQVERFLRHLQAEKNASNHTLNNYDHDLRQFVDFLRRRDITDFAAVSHVLVRTFLAELHAKEYAKRSVARKLSVLRSLYLFLLREADIEASPFSFIRTPKLEKKLPKFLYIEEMRSLLLTPDVTIPIGLRDAAMLETLYAGGMRVGELVNLNLQSVDLERGIALVFGKGAKERYVPLGDYAVSAIRDYLLRGRPELAKRSDEKALFLNYRGGRLSDRSVRRVLDKYIDQLAGIKKISPHTIRHTFATHMLEAGADLRSVQELLGHANISTTQIYTHVTKDHLQSIYNRAHPRA, via the coding sequence ATGCAGGTGGAACGTTTTCTCCGGCATCTTCAAGCCGAGAAGAACGCCTCAAATCATACATTGAATAACTACGACCATGATCTCAGGCAATTCGTAGACTTTTTGAGGCGGCGGGATATCACGGATTTTGCTGCCGTTTCCCATGTGCTCGTACGGACCTTTCTGGCTGAACTTCACGCAAAGGAGTACGCCAAGCGCAGTGTCGCAAGAAAATTGTCGGTATTGCGCTCCTTGTACTTGTTTCTGCTTCGGGAAGCGGATATTGAAGCCAGTCCCTTCAGCTTCATCCGCACGCCCAAGCTGGAAAAAAAACTGCCGAAGTTTCTATATATTGAAGAAATGCGTTCTCTTCTTCTCACTCCTGACGTCACCATACCGATCGGCTTGAGGGACGCGGCCATGCTTGAAACCTTGTACGCTGGCGGCATGCGGGTTGGTGAGCTGGTCAACCTCAATCTCCAATCGGTCGATTTGGAGCGGGGCATTGCCTTGGTATTCGGAAAAGGCGCCAAAGAAAGGTATGTCCCTTTGGGTGATTACGCGGTATCGGCCATCCGGGACTATTTATTGCGGGGAAGACCGGAACTGGCTAAGCGCAGTGACGAAAAAGCATTATTCCTGAATTATCGGGGAGGCCGATTGTCCGATCGCAGCGTCAGGCGGGTGCTGGATAAATATATTGACCAACTGGCTGGAATCAAGAAAATCAGCCCGCATACGATAAGGCACACATTTGCAACCCATATGCTGGAAGCGGGCGCCGATTTGCGTTCCGTTCAGGAATTGCTCGGCCATGCCAACATTTCCACGACACAGATCTATACCCATGTGACCAAAGACCATCTTCAATCCATTTATAACCGGGCGCATCCCAGAGCATGA
- the flgC gene encoding flagellar basal body rod protein FlgC encodes MRLANGFDISASALTAQRLRMDVISSNIANANSTRGKLVNGKWIPYARKIVVMEPYKPSSFQGALNRAMGAQIGEGVKVTRIMEDQTSFKRVYNPNHPDADAEGYVLLPNVDTLKEMVDMMDATRAYEANVTTLNATKAMMNKALEIGR; translated from the coding sequence ATGCGATTGGCGAACGGTTTTGACATCAGCGCCTCAGCACTGACGGCCCAAAGACTGCGCATGGATGTAATCTCTTCGAATATTGCCAATGCGAATTCAACCCGCGGCAAGCTGGTAAATGGAAAATGGATTCCTTATGCGAGGAAGATTGTCGTGATGGAGCCTTATAAGCCGTCCTCCTTCCAAGGTGCTTTGAATAGGGCAATGGGCGCACAGATTGGTGAAGGTGTAAAAGTAACGCGGATTATGGAAGATCAAACGTCATTTAAACGGGTCTATAATCCCAACCATCCGGATGCGGATGCTGAGGGGTATGTATTGCTGCCCAATGTGGATACCTTGAAAGAAATGGTGGATATGATGGATGCCACTAGGGCGTACGAGGCGAATGTCACGACCCTCAATGCAACTAAAGCGATGATGAACAAGGCGCTGGAAATCGGCAGGTAA
- the hslV gene encoding ATP-dependent protease subunit HslV, producing the protein MSYSFHATTIFAIRHNGKGAIAGDGQVTFGNSMVMKHQAKKVRRLYRGRVIAGFAGSVADAITLFEKFEGKLEEHHGNLQRAAVELAKDWRQDRVLRKLEAMMIVMDQQGLLLVSGNGEIIEPDDGILAIGSGGSFALAAGRALKRHAAQMDAKEIARAALEIASEICVYTNNQIIVEELD; encoded by the coding sequence TTGAGCTACTCGTTTCACGCTACAACGATTTTCGCCATCCGTCATAATGGAAAAGGGGCAATTGCCGGGGACGGACAGGTCACTTTCGGGAACAGTATGGTCATGAAACATCAGGCCAAAAAAGTGAGAAGGCTGTACAGGGGCAGGGTGATTGCCGGATTTGCCGGCTCTGTCGCCGATGCCATTACGCTGTTTGAGAAGTTTGAAGGAAAGCTTGAGGAGCATCACGGAAATCTTCAGCGGGCTGCGGTCGAACTGGCGAAAGATTGGCGTCAGGACAGGGTGCTGCGCAAATTGGAAGCGATGATGATTGTTATGGATCAGCAAGGTTTGCTGCTGGTTTCCGGAAACGGTGAAATCATTGAGCCTGACGACGGCATTCTGGCGATCGGTTCCGGAGGGAGTTTCGCCTTGGCGGCTGGAAGGGCGCTGAAAAGACACGCCGCTCAAATGGATGCGAAAGAGATTGCCCGGGCCGCTTTGGAGATCGCCTCGGAAATTTGCGTATACACCAACAACCAGATTATCGTTGAGGAACTTGATTAA
- the hslU gene encoding ATP-dependent protease ATPase subunit HslU has product MRQEALTPRQIVKELDKYIVGQQDAKKSVAVALRNRYRRSLLEESMRDEIVPKNILMIGPTGVGKTEIARRLAKLVNAPFVKVEATKFTEIGYVGRDVESMVRDLVETAIRMVKTEKTEKVKDRAETLANERLVSLMVPSAAKQKNHRNPLEMLFGGQSQDNDDTEEMDQQVQEKRSKVIQKLRNGELENEVVEIEVEDSSPSMFEMFSGQGNEQIGMNMQELFGNILPKKMKKRKLAVKDARKVLIQEEAQRLIDMDEVIQESIERAEQTGIIFIDEIDKIANAGKGSGPDVSREGVQRDILPIVEGSTVMSKYGAVKTDHVLFIAAGAFHLAKPSDLIPELQGRFPIRVELSNLSMEDFISILKEPKNALTKQYTALLETEGIQVTFSDEAIKEIAKIAVEVNQNTENIGARRLHTILEKLLEDLSFEAPELNLDAFIITPEYVREKLENISQNRDLSQYIL; this is encoded by the coding sequence TTGAGACAAGAAGCGCTGACCCCGAGACAAATCGTCAAGGAGCTGGACAAATACATTGTCGGCCAGCAGGATGCAAAAAAATCGGTAGCCGTGGCTTTGCGGAATCGTTACCGCCGCAGCCTGCTAGAAGAGTCGATGCGCGACGAAATTGTCCCGAAAAACATTCTGATGATCGGTCCGACCGGTGTCGGAAAGACGGAAATCGCGAGAAGGCTTGCCAAACTGGTAAACGCTCCTTTTGTCAAGGTCGAAGCGACCAAGTTTACAGAGATCGGTTATGTCGGCAGAGATGTGGAATCGATGGTGAGGGATCTGGTGGAGACCGCCATCCGCATGGTCAAAACGGAAAAGACCGAAAAAGTCAAGGATCGCGCGGAGACTCTCGCCAACGAAAGATTAGTGTCGCTTATGGTTCCTTCTGCGGCCAAGCAAAAAAATCACCGAAATCCTCTGGAAATGCTGTTTGGAGGCCAGTCGCAGGACAACGACGATACGGAGGAAATGGACCAGCAGGTCCAAGAAAAACGATCGAAGGTCATTCAAAAACTGCGCAACGGGGAGCTTGAGAACGAGGTCGTCGAGATTGAGGTGGAAGACAGCTCTCCGTCGATGTTCGAGATGTTTTCGGGACAGGGCAACGAGCAAATCGGCATGAATATGCAGGAGTTGTTCGGCAATATTCTTCCCAAAAAGATGAAAAAGCGCAAGCTGGCGGTGAAGGACGCCAGAAAAGTGTTGATTCAAGAAGAAGCGCAGCGCTTGATCGACATGGATGAGGTCATTCAGGAATCGATCGAGCGGGCGGAACAGACCGGCATCATTTTTATTGATGAAATCGATAAAATTGCCAACGCCGGCAAGGGCTCCGGACCCGATGTGTCGCGTGAAGGGGTGCAGCGTGACATTCTGCCGATCGTTGAAGGATCGACGGTCATGTCCAAATATGGGGCCGTGAAAACCGACCATGTCCTTTTTATTGCAGCCGGGGCGTTCCATCTTGCCAAACCGTCCGATTTGATTCCGGAACTTCAGGGCCGTTTTCCGATCCGGGTAGAGTTGAGCAATTTGTCCATGGAAGATTTCATTTCCATCCTTAAGGAGCCCAAAAACGCTTTGACGAAGCAGTATACCGCGCTTTTGGAGACAGAAGGAATCCAAGTCACATTTTCCGATGAAGCGATCAAAGAAATTGCCAAAATAGCGGTGGAGGTTAATCAGAACACGGAGAATATCGGTGCGCGGCGGCTTCATACGATTCTTGAAAAACTGCTTGAGGATTTGTCGTTCGAAGCGCCTGAGTTAAATTTGGACGCCTTCATCATAACGCCTGAATATGTCAGGGAAAAGCTTGAAAATATATCCCAAAACAGGGATTTAAGCCAATATATCCTATAG
- the flgB gene encoding flagellar basal body rod protein FlgB: MSLFENLTFNVLERSLDAAALRQKVISNNIANVDTPQFKRSDVQFEDLLKKELQQSSMTFSGYRTDPRHIQIGSSAPSEIVQPAVVTDEHSAMNNNNNNVDIDAEMASMAKNQLSYNVLIQQTNHELKQLRIAISQGR; this comes from the coding sequence ATGTCATTGTTCGAAAACTTGACCTTCAACGTGCTGGAGCGCTCGCTGGATGCAGCCGCACTGAGGCAGAAAGTGATTTCAAACAATATCGCCAATGTCGATACACCGCAATTCAAAAGATCCGATGTCCAGTTTGAGGACCTGCTGAAAAAAGAATTGCAGCAATCCTCCATGACCTTTTCCGGATATCGCACAGATCCCCGGCATATTCAAATTGGCAGCAGTGCTCCATCCGAGATTGTTCAGCCTGCGGTGGTAACTGATGAGCATTCCGCAATGAACAACAATAACAATAATGTGGATATCGATGCGGAGATGGCATCCATGGCCAAAAATCAGCTGAGCTACAATGTATTGATTCAGCAAACGAATCATGAACTGAAGCAGCTTCGTATTGCAATTTCCCAAGGAAGGTGA
- the fliF gene encoding flagellar basal-body MS-ring/collar protein FliF, whose amino-acid sequence MNETIARYWGLTTQYWNRFEKKQKMYLISGVALLLIVIIILTYIFSRTEYVVAFTDLDSADAAAITGYLKGQGIPYKLSADGKSIGVPQTNATDVKINVESQGLMKNGSLGYGIFRDNISSLGMTDNEFNILSLDAKAGEIQQIINSMNGVVSSKVLINLAQQSVFASDQKDQSSASVVIRFKAGYRPDQHQIDTIYNLVSHSVPSLPLENITISDQNGEFSPSSLVNGGAENTATLASQQFQIKKQYEDDIRKNVKDLLGTIIGSDKVVVSVVSSLNFDKKNSTQSLVTPVNTVDQKGIEISVEKIQKSYSSDGGAAAGGVPGTGTNDIPGYPTSSNNGKSNSEENQDRVNYEVNRISNQIASSPYQVKDLTINVAVDPPVKNNPNSLTPELQDAIKRILMNIVAASLADSGQTLTDQELGKKVLVLAHTFDGRTEPPAPSLLNNPWVYGGAALALAAAFTAGFLVFRRRKQRLLEEETAAVPQVQFPTLDIDQVSSESQVRKQLETLAKKKPGEFVELLRTWLVEE is encoded by the coding sequence GTGAATGAAACAATTGCCCGATATTGGGGGCTAACGACGCAGTATTGGAACCGATTTGAGAAAAAACAGAAGATGTATCTAATTTCTGGTGTAGCCCTTCTCCTTATAGTAATAATTATTCTTACATATATTTTTTCCAGAACTGAATATGTCGTCGCTTTTACGGACCTTGATTCGGCAGATGCGGCGGCGATTACGGGATATTTGAAAGGACAGGGAATCCCATACAAATTAAGCGCAGACGGAAAAAGCATCGGCGTACCCCAAACCAATGCGACTGACGTGAAAATCAATGTGGAATCTCAGGGGCTGATGAAAAATGGTTCCCTCGGTTACGGGATTTTTCGGGACAATATTTCTTCCTTGGGCATGACGGATAATGAATTTAATATTTTGAGCTTGGATGCCAAGGCCGGTGAAATCCAGCAGATCATTAATTCGATGAATGGCGTGGTCAGCTCGAAGGTGCTGATTAACCTGGCTCAACAAAGCGTATTTGCGAGTGATCAAAAGGATCAATCCTCAGCATCCGTCGTCATCCGTTTCAAAGCGGGATACAGGCCGGACCAGCACCAAATCGATACGATTTACAATCTGGTCTCCCACAGTGTCCCGAGTCTTCCGCTTGAAAACATTACGATTTCCGATCAGAATGGGGAGTTTTCGCCTTCCTCCTTGGTAAACGGAGGGGCTGAAAATACGGCAACCTTGGCTTCCCAGCAGTTTCAAATCAAAAAACAATACGAGGATGACATCCGCAAAAATGTGAAAGATCTGTTGGGGACGATCATCGGTTCCGATAAAGTGGTCGTAAGTGTCGTGTCTTCGCTGAATTTCGACAAGAAAAACAGTACGCAATCGCTGGTTACGCCTGTGAATACGGTTGACCAAAAAGGGATCGAGATCAGTGTTGAAAAGATCCAAAAATCGTATTCCAGCGACGGAGGAGCCGCAGCCGGAGGGGTTCCTGGAACCGGAACGAATGATATACCAGGGTATCCGACTTCATCCAACAACGGAAAATCGAACTCCGAGGAAAACCAGGATAGAGTGAATTATGAAGTCAACCGGATTTCCAATCAGATTGCTTCAAGTCCTTATCAAGTGAAGGATTTGACGATCAATGTGGCTGTGGATCCGCCGGTTAAGAATAATCCGAATTCCTTGACGCCCGAACTGCAGGATGCGATCAAGCGAATTTTGATGAACATCGTGGCAGCTTCGTTGGCCGACAGCGGACAAACCCTGACCGATCAGGAGCTGGGCAAAAAAGTGCTGGTGCTCGCGCACACGTTTGACGGAAGAACGGAGCCTCCCGCACCGAGCTTGTTGAATAATCCGTGGGTTTATGGGGGTGCTGCTTTGGCGCTCGCGGCAGCCTTCACCGCCGGTTTTCTGGTGTTTAGAAGAAGAAAACAACGATTGCTGGAAGAAGAAACCGCAGCAGTGCCTCAGGTCCAATTTCCTACGTTGGATATCGATCAAGTATCCAGCGAAAGCCAAGTCCGAAAGCAGTTGGAAACTCTGGCGAAGAAGAAGCCTGGAGAGTTTGTAGAGCTGCTTCGCACGTGGCTGGTTGAAGAATAG
- the fliG gene encoding flagellar motor switch protein FliG: protein MVKLQQGLTGRQKAAILLITLGPEISAQIFKHLHDDEIEQLTLEIANVRKVDSSERESILNEFHQICLAQEYISQGGITYAKEILDRALGSQRAVDILNRLTATLQVRPFDFARKADPAQILNFIQNENPQTIALVLSYLQPDQSAVILSSLPQEIQADVAKRIALMDSTLPEVITQVERILEQKLSATVTQDYTSAGGIESIVQILNGVDRGTERTILDSLEIQDPELAEEIKKRMFVFEDIVNLDNRSIQRIIRDIENADLQLALKVASDEVRESIFRNMSKRMAETFKEEMEYMGPVRLRDVEEAQTRIVSTIRRLEESGEIIIARGGGDDIIV from the coding sequence ATGGTAAAGTTGCAACAGGGCTTGACAGGAAGACAAAAAGCAGCCATCCTGCTGATTACTTTAGGGCCGGAAATTTCCGCACAGATATTCAAGCACTTGCATGATGACGAAATCGAACAGCTGACTCTGGAAATTGCCAATGTCAGGAAAGTCGACAGCTCCGAAAGAGAGTCGATTTTGAATGAATTTCACCAGATCTGCTTGGCTCAGGAATACATCTCGCAGGGCGGCATCACATATGCAAAAGAAATATTGGATCGGGCGCTCGGATCGCAAAGAGCGGTGGATATTCTCAACCGTTTGACTGCCACGCTTCAGGTCAGGCCCTTTGATTTTGCCCGAAAAGCGGATCCTGCGCAAATTCTGAACTTTATTCAAAATGAAAATCCGCAGACGATCGCATTGGTTTTATCCTACTTGCAGCCGGATCAGTCAGCGGTGATTCTTTCGTCGCTCCCGCAGGAAATCCAAGCGGACGTGGCCAAGCGCATTGCGCTTATGGACAGCACCTTGCCCGAAGTCATCACTCAGGTCGAGCGCATTCTCGAACAGAAGCTGTCGGCCACAGTTACGCAGGACTATACGTCGGCGGGCGGAATCGAATCGATCGTGCAGATATTGAATGGCGTCGATCGCGGCACCGAAAGGACGATTCTCGATTCGCTGGAGATTCAGGATCCCGAGCTGGCGGAAGAGATCAAGAAGCGGATGTTTGTATTTGAGGATATAGTTAATTTGGACAACCGGTCAATACAGCGGATCATTCGCGATATCGAAAACGCCGATTTGCAGCTTGCGCTTAAGGTGGCCAGCGATGAAGTCCGGGAATCGATTTTCCGCAATATGTCCAAACGAATGGCTGAAACCTTCAAAGAAGAGATGGAGTATATGGGACCGGTTCGTCTTCGCGATGTTGAAGAGGCCCAGACACGGATTGTTTCCACGATCCGCCGTTTGGAGGAATCAGGTGAAATTATCATAGCCCGCGGCGGAGGAGATGATATCATTGTCTAG